The Couchioplanes caeruleus nucleotide sequence CGCTGGCAGCTATGCCGAAGGCGCCCGGTCCGGCGCCCCGGACGCCGTGCAGGTCGCCGACCGCTGGCACCTCTGGAAGAACCTGGGCGAGCACGCCGAGAAGACCGTCGCCCGACACCTGCGCTGCCTGCTCGCAGCACCCGCCGAACCAGCGGTGGCGGTCGCGGACGCGGAACCGATCACTCTGCCGGCCCTCGTCTACCGGTCCGAGCAGGGCTTGCTGGCACCTCGCACCCGGCAGCGCTACCAGCAGGTCCAAGACCTGCTCGCGCACGGTGCCACCATCCGTGCGATCGCCCGCGAACTCGGCCTGGCCCGCGGAACCGTGCGCCGGTTCGCCCGCGCGACCAGCGTCGACGAACTCCTCGCGAAGCCCCATCCCGACCGTCCGCGCGTCCTCGACGATCACGCCAACTACCTGCGCGAGCGCCTGGCCGCCGGTATCACCAACGCCGTCACGTTGTGCTCCGAGCTGCGCGAGCGCGGCTACCGCGGCAGCACGACCACCCTGCGCACTTACTTGCGGCCGCTGCGGGCCGCCATCGGCCGGCGACCAGCGCCACGACGGCCACCGAAGACCCGCCAGCTGACCAGCTGGCTGCTCACCCACCCAGACCGCCTCGCCGACGACGACCGCATCCAACTCGCACGAGCGCGTGCCACCTGCCCGCACCTGGACGCCCTGGCCAGCCACGTCGCGGCGTTCGCCGAGATCTTGACCGCCCGACAAGGGCAGCGGCTCAACGACTGGATCACCGCGGTCGAAGCCGACGACCAGCCCGACCTGCGCTCTTCACCGCCGGCCTGCACCGTGACCATGACGCAGTCGTCAACGGGCTGACCACGACTTACAGCTCCGGCGTGGTCGAAGGACATGTCAACCGCATCAAAATGATCAAGCGCCAGATGTACGGCCGCGCCAACCTCGACCTGCTCCGCAAACGAATCCTTCTTGCCTGAGCGGGTCAATCCTGATCACGAAAAGTGGGTCAAATCCAGTCTTCAGAGAGCGTTGACATGTCCATCCGGCAGCCCGAGGAGTTGGTGACGTCCACGTCGATGACGTCCAGGATGCCCAGAAGTCCCGCCAGCGCGATCGCCTCGGCGCGTGTGAGGGTGAGACTGCAGGTGGCGTCGGGATCGTCACTGATGCCGTGGATCAGCTCCCGTCGGCCGCCGGCGTGGTGGGTGACAACACCGACACGGTGACCGGTGGCGGTGGTGAACGCGTGGCATTCTCCGATGCCAGGCAATGGTGTGAATTCGACGTCCATGACAGAACTCCGCAGGAAGGCGACCGCGACCGCGGTCGGGAAAGGGATACCGGTGCGGGTCTGGCCCAGTCAGCCCGTGAGCAGCCGCCGCAAGCCGATGAGCGTGGCCAGCGTCGGCTCGGCGGGCATCGTGACGGAGCGGCCGGTCAGCGCGGCCAACCTCGCGGCGGTTCCAGGGGTGGTCGCACCACCACCGGTGAGCAGCAGCCGCCGCTGAGCACCCCGCGGATGGTCCAGGCGGCGCACGCAGTCGGCGATCGCCGGAATCCGATCGACGGATCCGGAATCATCGACGCGCTCCGCCGCGACGATGCTGCGCTCACCGATGCGGGCCACTTCGGTGCGTCCGGATCCGATGTCCACGACGACTAGGTCGCCGCCAGGGTCGCGACGGCAGGCCAGAGCCGCCGCGAGCGGCTCCTCCACCGCGTTGACCCGTCCGCCGACGGCACGGCGCACCGCAGCGACAAGCACGTTGCGCTGGCGCAGGGTTGCGGTCGCCGGCACGCCGACGAGCACCGGATAGGCGGTGTCGCAAGGCAGACCGATGTCGGCGGTCAGCAGCCGAAGCAGGTGTATACAGGCGAAGAAGTCACGCACCACACCGTTGCGTACCGGCCACGTGGCGGTCACCCCGCGGGCCTGCGCGCTCAGCGCGGCTCGTCCGGCCACCTGCCGGCCGGTGTCAGGTCGGCAAAGCACCGCCGGTTCGGTGATCACCGTTGCCACCTGCGGAGCCCACAGCCGGACGGTGGATGTTCCCAGGTCGAGGGCAAGACAGGATTGCACGCCCGGACGAGCGTAGGCGCCGGTGGTCAGCAAGTCGCCCACCTGCGTACGTCGAGGACCAGGCGTCGAGGATCAACGAAGCAAGGCGATGTCGCCGACAGGTTAATGGGCATGCCGAAGCGAAAATCATGAACGATGGGTGGCATGGTGCTCCCAGCCAAAGGGCAGCGACGTGTCCGACGCTACGCAACGGGCGGCTTCAGGCGGTGAGCGTCCACCTCGGCGGGGCCCGGTCCGCCGACCACGCCGGAACACAGCCCGGGATCGCACGGCGGGTCAGCCGGAAGACAATGCACAACCCGATGTCCCCGGCGGCGGACACGACCAACACCAGCACGGCCCATACGAGCAGCGTCGGCAGCGCAACTCGCCGGCCGACACCGCCGAAGCCGCGCCCGTCATCCATGCCGGCCACCATAGCCGTTCAGGACAGTAAGGGCCACGATACCACGGAGGCCGTCCAACGAGGTCACCGCCTCGCACCTTCACCCAAGTGTGCAACCGCGGGCCGATTTGCCGGGCGTCGGCAACGAGCATGACGAAGTTCGGCCGGATCCAACCGCTGTCACTCGGCCGCTCAACGGCAACGATTGGGGGTTCAGCAAAGCACTCGTCGTGTGAAGAGAAAGTGATCGGTGTTCCCGTGCCCGCGAACGTCCTCTCGTCCGACCAGCCGGCTGAGCACCGCCTAGCTGTAGGGTCCAAGACCGTTGTTGACCCGGGTGATCGGTGGTTGGCCTCCGAGCGCGGTGTGGCCGCGGTGATGGTTGTAAGTGTGTAACCAGCCTGGGAGGGCCTGGGCGCGGTCTTGGCCGCTGGTGAACGGCCGGGAGTAGATCCATTCGTCGCACATGGTGCGGTTGAAGCGTTCTGCTTTGCCGTTGGTCTGGGGTCGGTAGCGGCGGGTGAAGCGGGCTTGTGCGCCGAGGTCGGCCAGGGCTTGGTGCCAGGCTCGGCCGCGTCGGTAGGCCAGGGCGTTGTCGGTCATCACCCGTTCGATCTGCGTTATCCCCAGCTGAGCGAAGTGGTGCGCGGCGCGGCGCAGGAAGCCGGCGCAGGTGTCGGTTTTCTCGTCGGGGTGGATTTCGGCGTAGGCCAGGCGGGTGTGGTCGTCGATCGCGGCGTGCACGTATTCGTAGCCGACCCGAGTGGCGTATCGGGTGCGGCGGCGTTCGAGGCTGTCGCGGCCGTGAACCCGCCAGCCGCCGCCGTCGCGTAACCGGCCGATCTTTTTCACGTCGACGTGGATCAGTTCCCCGGGTCGGTCACGTTCGTAGCGACGGATCGGCTCGCCGGTGGGCCGATCCAGCCAGAGCAGGCGGTGCAGGCCGTGGCGTACCAGCACGGCGTGGA carries:
- a CDS encoding rod shape-determining protein; its protein translation is MLTTGAYARPGVQSCLALDLGTSTVRLWAPQVATVITEPAVLCRPDTGRQVAGRAALSAQARGVTATWPVRNGVVRDFFACIHLLRLLTADIGLPCDTAYPVLVGVPATATLRQRNVLVAAVRRAVGGRVNAVEEPLAAALACRRDPGGDLVVVDIGSGRTEVARIGERSIVAAERVDDSGSVDRIPAIADCVRRLDHPRGAQRRLLLTGGGATTPGTAARLAALTGRSVTMPAEPTLATLIGLRRLLTG
- a CDS encoding potassium transporter TrkA: MDVEFTPLPGIGECHAFTTATGHRVGVVTHHAGGRRELIHGISDDPDATCSLTLTRAEAIALAGLLGILDVIDVDVTNSSGCRMDMSTLSEDWI
- a CDS encoding ISL3 family transposase, translating into MASGLRLRVRARARRATCPRCRHRSSRVHSRYERPLTDAAVAGSPVELRLRVRRFFCDVDVCPARTFAEQVPGLTSKWARRSPLMRRSLEIIALALAGRAGARLALRMGLAASRSSMLRLIRALPDPAAGEVAVLGVDDFALRRGHRYATVLVDVDTHRPIDVLADRRAETLQRWLAAHPAVRVICRDRAGSYAEGARSGAPDAVQVADRWHLWKNLGEHAEKTVARHLRCLLAAPAEPAVAVADAEPITLPALVYRSEQGLLAPRTRQRYQQVQDLLAHGATIRAIARELGLARGTVRRFARATSVDELLAKPHPDRPRVLDDHANYLRERLAAGITNAVTLCSELRERGYRGSTTTLRTYLRPLRAAIGRRPAPRRPPKTRQLTSWLLTHPDRLADDDRIQLARARATCPHLDALASHVAAFAEILTARQGQRLNDWITAVEADDQPDLRSSPPACTVTMTQSSTG
- a CDS encoding IS481 family transposase; the protein is MAHRNARLTVHGRRLLIQRVVTDRRPVAHVVKELGCSRATGYKWLARWRAEGDAGLHDRPSIAHRLPGKTTPELEARVCALRTQLKRGPRRLAPLLNMPASTIHAVLVRHGLHRLLWLDRPTGEPIRRYERDRPGELIHVDVKKIGRLRDGGGWRVHGRDSLERRRTRYATRVGYEYVHAAIDDHTRLAYAEIHPDEKTDTCAGFLRRAAHHFAQLGITQIERVMTDNALAYRRGRAWHQALADLGAQARFTRRYRPQTNGKAERFNRTMCDEWIYSRPFTSGQDRAQALPGWLHTYNHHRGHTALGGQPPITRVNNGLGPYS